The genomic stretch TTTGTTTCCTGACTTCCTCTTTAGATTAGATGTGAAGATGTGCTTTTAGTTTCTATAGTGAGTCACAAAACGTACTCTAGagagacggtcttttactaactTATTCAGGAGACCCACTAATAGTAAATTCTTCCTTACAAAATCATGTTAATTTCTGCAACTACAAGTAATTTTTTGCTCACACCAAAAGATTAATGATCAAATATGCTACTCCGTAATTCATACTCGTACGAATTATTTTGGAACATCTACAATTTTTAGGGAGTATAATTAAATGTTCAATTCCTTGATTTGAGCATTAAACATATTGAGTACAAACAAGTATAAAAAATAATTATATTTGATTGAATATCATCAATCATAGTTCTTGATACGAATATAGGATCAAAATCATAAGACGATCGACAAAAAAATACCGAAAGATTAAGAGCCAAACCAAGTTTAACTGGCTTGTAAAATTCAACATTACATAAAACTTGGCTAATAAACATCAGGAGGAAAATTAGTGGTATTAATGGCGGACGAGCAACGGGCTTGATTAAGATGCCACTTGAGCGCATAATTAGTCGTCTCCGAAACCCTCAACTCTTCCTTACATTGAGCAAGCATTCCAGTCAACTTCTCGGCTTCCTTCTTATTCGTCTGTTCGAGAGCTTTGAGTCGTTCATGTTGAGCCACAACCAACCGTCTTAGGACGCAATTCTCTTGACTTAGTTGGAGGTTCTGTTCCTTGACTGGGCCGGTCTTCTCTTGGTCACGTGCTGTTAGCGCAATAGCAGCACGTGACTTTGCGTCATCCACACTTGTAGCCTTACTCATCTCGTTGACAAACAACTCAACCCACTTCAAATCTTCTTCTCCAAGCTTAATTTCATTCGTCTTGGGAGTAGGGCCGGGTTGGGATTGAGACAAGCGAAGCTCTTGGAGCTTTGCGATGGTGAGATCAAGGTCGAAGTTGCAATCTTCTAGGGTTTTGGATAGGAGTTGGTCTTCCATTAGAGGAAAGGTTTGCTTGAGTTTATTGATAAGGGTATCTTTTGAAATAGAGGGGGATATATAGGAGGACGATGAACAACGGTGTTTTTTGAATGAAGGGTAATACTTTTCGAATTCGTCTTCGAAACAGAAGGATCTTTTACCACAAACAAGGGCAGTCATGGTTGAATTTTTAAGGTTTTGAGAAATTTGTAAGATGTGATGAAAGAAGCGTTAATAGTTGAATGGTTAAGATTATGAGGGATAGTCGTCTTTATATACTTTGTTAAGGTATGCACCGACGTAGGATTATTTCCAAATTCTATATTTCTAAGGATTTCTTTTGCCCTAAGTATTTAAACATTGCGCTGCTTTGACGCACTAGTGTTTAGTAGGTAAGGCAAACTTAACTGGCTATCATTAAAAaatcggtttttctaacctatgcccattAGACATAAGATAAGAAatcaaaaaaaaggaaagaattaaaTGTGTTCTCTTGTAAATATAAGTAAAAGTGATGAGATATTACAATTTCTTATAAAAATAGCATTTAATTCTTTCCTATTTTGGTTTCTTATcatatgcctagtgggcatagatTAGAAAAACCCTTAAAAAATACAACAAAAAATCAGAAAATATATAGTCCAAGTAATAAGCCTTTTTCTTTAAAAAAAGATCGTCTCATCATATGGGAGCGTCTTATTCTACAATTTGGGTGATTATTAAAGATTGAAAGCAACAGAGTCTTTGAGACCCTGATTATGTTTAAATATGTTCATGTGCTAATCATAGGAAAGCAAAGTTGTAGTTGCACATTGCCAAATCTTTGGAAATTTAATacgagtaaattatcaattacacacacgcttaatccacttttttaAACTAACTCCcatgtcaatttttttttaaaattacacccaaattaatagTTCAGTTTATAACTAGTATAGAAACCCGTGCTACAGCACGACAATTTTATAGGGGTAATTCTAGAGATTTGGAgtttttatattaattttataaattaaatataagTTTAATTTAATGTACATGTACTtttatatataaattataatcatATGAAGGCAATTACAGCCATTGTAAAGCAACTTAATTATCAGTGACAACATCCATCGAGGCAAAAGCCCAAAACACGAAGGCCATTTAGCATTATCTGCACTTTTAATGAATAGAACCGGTATAGCAGCACGATTACTGAATATTGAAATGCATATATAATCATGTGTTATATTCTAAACTTAGATAATATATGAGCATTCACAACAAAGGGGAATTATCTCCCTTTTATCCTCTCTTTCCTCGTAAAAGGATCACTCTTCATTGCACTTGCCTCAGTCATCCCCTTTTAATAAGAGGAAACCTCTCTGAAGAGGGGCAATAATACATAGGCTCTTGTGCCACAAGTTGCTCTTTTTATTAGTTTTTAATTTGTTATCACACTCACACAGGAATTGCACATGTATTTTATTCATGTAAGAGGTAAAGAAGAGGAAACTCTTCAATGCAAAACAATGAAAAGGCTTTAAATAAGATATAAATGGGTTGAAGGAAAAAagaaaatgaggtgtaaaacatatAAGAAGAGAGAGGAAAATTATAAGGGGAAAAGAAAGACCCTTCATTGTTCATGCTCCCTGGTAAGGCAAAAGTTCCAGATAAAGGAGTATGAATTATTGTTACAGAAAACGGATAAGAGGCAGAATAACAATTAACCAATCACAGTTGGTTTGGTGCAGGAAGATGTAATTCGTAATTCGGACTTCAAACTCCATGTCAGCCGTACAAAAGCTTGGCCCAATCTGTGATGAAAGACAACCAATGTAAGTCATAGCATAAAACTTTATTAATTAAGTTATAAAATAGATTGTATTTCTGTATTATCATGTGCACAAAATATCATTGAATACGGCGATATCCGTCAGAAGCTTGTGACGACCACCATTTTCTCTCATAAAATACCCATGAGAGATGAGTGGGGAAGCACATTGGAGATgctccaccttgtcccctctccatTTTTGTGAGAGGACTTCAGCTTATGACGGGATtagtccgtcacaagcaagacgctttgtatcACGTGATGCCATATATAAAGTAAAAAACATTAATTGAAAATAATTGAACTCACCATATATAAAGTATTGAAGATAATATTGAGACTAATAAATGTGACGTTCCATTACCTCATGCCAAATTCTCGAAAACTTCCTTGTATACTACATTGTCGGTAGTATTTAGTAATTCCTTACTACAAATAAGTATCTTTAAACCCCGTTTGCTTGTGACACGGGACACGGCCGTACAATTGTCCGTGGCTGAAAACTGGCTTAGGTAGAAATAGTCCGACACGCGACAATGATTGCCCTTGACTTTTGTTTATTGTCATTGCGAAAGATACTACAATTGGGAATTGCTTTCGCCTGAGCTTGACATGAATTTGAGTAGTATCGGATGGGCTGAGTGTCATTCGAGCAATGGCGACCTTGTGGCCAATATTTCTACCAGATATAATTTCTCCCTCAATTACACGTTCACCAAGCTTTGTAATCACCAGTCTTGTACCATTACATAACCCACCCGCTTGATCTAGGTTTCTTGGAAGCATTACTGGAACCCCAATCTTGAGTTTTAGTTCATGATTAGGTAAGCCTGGGCACCTTATACTATTCAAGAATTCAGTTGAATATGCGCTCTCATCAAAAGCATCCAATATTTCGGACCTGCAAATACTATCAGAACTCAAGTAAACCTTCTCCTCACCTTGGACTTTTGTAAGGAGATAATCGTTTACCATATAAACCGTTTCATGAGTTGGTGCAAGAATAGCTCGTTCTTGAAAGTAATTAGCATTCCATACATTTTGATCAGCCGACGGATATGTACTTTCGACGATGGCTGCAATTGGGTTGTCGGCCTCTCGAATAAGTATTTCCTCTGGTATTTCTATGGTCGCTTCCGCATCATTAGGATCACCAAGTAAACCATCGCCTAGCTTTAAAATCCAATCTGAGAATTCTTTAACTTTAGCTAAATCAACGTCTGTATTGCTAGATAATAGCCTCATATTTTTTGTTAACTTCAGAACTTTGCAAAAGCTCCATAGGTACGACGCATTGATTGCCGATAGAACAATGTCTTGCCTGCTACCTTTAGGAATTACCGGAAGGATTTGCCGAAAGTCACCGCCAAATACTATGACCTTTCCGCCAAATGGCTTGGTGGGTGATCGGAGGATATCCCGCAAGGTTCTATCCAATGCTTCAAAGCAAAAAGGGTTTAGCATAGGAGCTTCATCCCAAATAATTAGCTTTGTCTGACGTAATAACTCGGCTAATTCGGTTCCGGGTCTGATGTCACATGTGGAACTTTCTGTAGGAGTCAAAGGTATACGAAACATAGAATGTGCAGTCTTTCCTCCTGGTAGAAGTAGTGATGCAATACCACTTGATGCGGCTGGTAGTACAATTTCACCTGCCGAACGTATTGCAGCGCAAAGCGTTCTCCAAACAAAGGTTTTTCCTGTTCCGCCAAAGCCGTATATAAAAAAAAACCCTCCTTCTTCACCTGAGACTTGGGGCGAACTGAATGTGGACTAATATTAAACAAAGGTCTCGTAATCTCGTCATAAATACCTTTTTGTTCTGTGGTCATCTTTCCCAAAAGAACGTCATGCTCATGACTTAATGCAAGACGATCGTAATTGCGTTCTGATTGCAGAAGCCTGTTTCGTCCGTCATTTATAAGCTCGTCATCATCCAGTGGCATATTTGGGTGCTTTGCCAGACTACTTCGGTTCTTCTGAAGTATCTTTTCAATCTCGGCTAATGTGAAGTTTTTTAGTTGGTCGTCATTAAGCTGTAAATCTGCATTTAACACAAACACAAGTTTATGTGAAATCATTTAAATAAAGGTAAACGATATTAAGATTGCGGATTGCTTGTTCTACCTAATGTATATTAAATAACTGATAATTATATAATATAGCACCTTGATTTTGATGAAAGCGCCTTTGATGGTGTAGAATATCTTCCGAAAGATAATTCCATGTTGCCTCCAATACTATTTCTGGCCTGTACATAACTCCCGCCAAAAGTAGCGTAGCGAAACGTTTTCTCATGTAATGAGCCGAACCCCATGAACTTACTTCAATAAATGCATCAACGTACTCTCGGTCGTCATCTAGCAAACCCATGGCATAACATGCGTCCCTAAAAGTATCATATGGCACTCTATCCACTGTCCTTATATCTTCATAGCACGTCGGTCCTTTAACATGGTTAAGTAGTATCCTGAGGTAGTATTTTTACCCTGAATTTGGTGGCACATGATAAATCCTTCCTATTGTAAACCCACGCTTTCTGGGAGTCCACTCTTTAGTGTCATTGTGCCACACATATTTCGTTGGAAATTCTACGTATGTTAGTAGCCGGGCATCGACATCAGTCTTGTTACGATCCATCCAAGGTAAAAACATTGTTCTATCAGTGGAAGGCCTTTCTATCACATCTTCGATTTCATCATCATCCTCAAAAACCACACTTTGCTCGTCTGGCAGGTGGAATCTCAACCTCTCAATTGGGGGCCATCTATAGTGTACAGGATAGCCAATAATCCGCCAGACAGCTTCACATGCCGAAATATAACGACAATCGTAGTAGTTTTTAATTTCATCAACCACTTCTCCATGTTGCGATATAGCTGCTGTGACACGATCATGTCCTTTATTGATATATTTAAATAAGTACTTAATTGAGGATGTCTGGTTGCACTTTTCTACATTAATGTAAGCACGATATTTGATCAAGAGTGGAGGATTATATGGTACAACATGTCTGTTATCGAGCTGCACATCTTTCTTAATCACAGTTCTATCATCATCTCTCCTCCTGTAAACTGGAAATCCATCCTTATCAACAGACGTGTGATCAGTGAACTCTTTAGGGAAACCCTTGGAGCATTTTCCATCTATCATACATGGTGATTGTTGGTTAGCAACCCTACATGGACCGTGCATCATAAATTCAGTAACAACATTATACAAAAGTGGGTCCGTCTCTTTGTCTGGTATCTCGGCCTTGATAAATTTGTCAATGTCTGCGGGGTTTTGAATTTTATCTTGTCGATGCAACCATATCACGATATGAACGTGTGGCAATCCCCGTTTCTGAAATTCCACTGTGTAGACGACTGCGGTATAAATTAGTTAAATTAATATGACAAATCTTGATAAAATCTACggataaaataaatattttaaaaacaTTGTGCTTAATATGATTGATTGTAAGAAATAGACATTAACAACATACCAGTTTGAACTTTACCGAATATCTTTTTTTTCTTGATGTCATTAATAAATTGATCAAGCTTTATCTTGTATACCCGAGTTATAATGTCTGGTCTCTCATCGGGTTTAAGATCTCTCGCTTTGACATATCTTACAATTTCTGGCCACATTGGATTACATGTGAATGTAATAAATAAATCAGGGAAACCAAACCATTTACAATTTGCCATAGCATCTCCATAGTTTTCAATCATGAACCGATGTGCATTAGGGAAGGATGAAGGTAACACAACCCGTTTACCAATGGACGACGAACCCCCATCACCTCT from Silene latifolia isolate original U9 population chromosome 5, ASM4854445v1, whole genome shotgun sequence encodes the following:
- the LOC141655509 gene encoding uncharacterized protein LOC141655509; amino-acid sequence: MGLLDDDREYVDAFIEVSSWGSAHYMRKRFATLLLAGVMYRPEIVLEATWNYLSEDILHHQRRFHQNQDLQLNDDQLKNFTLAEIEKILQKNRSSLAKHPNMPLDDDELINDGRNRLLQSERNYDRLALSHEHDVLLGKMTTEQKGEIVLPAASSGIASLLLPGGKTAHSMFRIPLTPTESSTCDIRPGTELAELLRQTKLIIWDEAPMLNPFCFEALDRTLRDILRSPTKPFGGKVIVFGGDFRQILPVIPKGSRQDIVLSAINASYLWSFCKVLKLTKNMRLLSSNTDVDLAKVKEFSDWILKLGDGLLGDPNDAEATIEIPEEILIREADNPIAAIVESTYPSADQNVWNANYFQERAILAPTHETVYMVNDYLLTKVQGEEKVYLSSDSICRSEILDAFDESAYSTEFLNSIRCPGLPNHELKLKIGVPVMLPRNLDQAGGLCNGTRLVITKLGERVIEGEIISGRNIGHKVAIARMTLSPSDTTQIHVKLRRKQFPIVVSFAMTINKSQGQSLSRVGLFLPKPVFSHGQLLGQAFVRLTWSLKSELRITSSCTKPTVIG